The following coding sequences are from one Lysinibacillus sp. FSL W8-0992 window:
- a CDS encoding cell division protein FtsQ/DivIB gives MEKVIDIEDRIPTLKQRRKKRTNRKFIVLILLFFLVLAVLLYFQSPYSDIKSITVNGAQLADEQYYLEASTLAPGKSMWGFTVKDVEQALLKDKWVQEAHVQRKWLRGVTIDIKEWKKVAYLAGDGTYYPLLENGKKFEQAGDNIPIDAPVFIGITGEKTINKLVEQLARLKPEVLALISQVNTNSNEANPNAVKLYMNDGYEVRAVIPTLADKLNYYPSIVAQIANLEKGVIDIEVGSYYRPFNDEYNKVSIDMTDNPDEKADNPDENAANQEVNEDEQQETE, from the coding sequence ATGGAGAAAGTAATTGATATAGAAGATCGCATCCCTACGCTTAAGCAGCGACGAAAAAAGCGTACAAATCGTAAATTCATTGTCCTAATATTACTTTTCTTTTTAGTGCTAGCTGTACTCCTTTATTTTCAATCTCCTTACAGTGATATTAAAAGCATTACGGTTAATGGTGCCCAACTAGCTGACGAACAATATTATTTAGAGGCTAGTACACTTGCACCAGGAAAGTCGATGTGGGGTTTTACGGTGAAAGATGTAGAGCAGGCATTGCTAAAGGACAAATGGGTACAAGAGGCACATGTCCAACGCAAATGGCTGCGGGGCGTAACGATTGATATTAAGGAATGGAAAAAAGTTGCGTACTTAGCTGGTGACGGAACTTACTACCCATTGTTAGAGAACGGTAAGAAGTTTGAACAAGCGGGCGACAATATCCCTATTGATGCACCTGTTTTTATTGGCATTACAGGGGAAAAAACAATTAACAAGCTTGTAGAGCAATTAGCACGTTTAAAACCAGAAGTATTAGCTTTAATCTCCCAAGTCAATACTAACAGTAATGAGGCTAATCCTAATGCGGTCAAACTTTATATGAATGATGGCTATGAAGTACGTGCAGTTATTCCAACATTAGCTGACAAGCTAAATTATTATCCTTCAATTGTTGCGCAAATAGCAAATTTAGAAAAGGGTGTTATTGACATCGAGGTTGGCTCATATTACCGTCCCTTTAATGATGAGTACAATAAAGTCAGCATTGATATGACAGACAACCCTGATGAAAAAGCGGACAACCCTGATGAAAATGCCGCCAACCAGGAAGTGAATGAAGATGAACAACAAGAAACAGAATAG
- the ftsW gene encoding putative lipid II flippase FtsW, with the protein MALLRGKESYLLLVTTLMLSIIGIIFVYSAGTYWSAVHYSGKMPFYMKQSLYFVVGIVVFLITIRLNILKEQSFWKMAYIFSLVLLVLVLIPGIGLERNGSQSWIGVGPLTIQPAEITKITVLVYISHILAQHKTGTPIVNWRHAVIVVLPVVLIMLQPDFGSVFILVVSVFLLLFVAGYPLKLYAMIMVAGVAGLVGLIATAPYRLKRIEAFLDPWADPLVSGFQAVQSLMAIGPAGIFGHGFGQSRQKFLYLPEPQNDFIYAIILEEIGLVGGLVILALFILTIYAGYKFAVQAKTRTSYYAIIGLVTMLTVQAFLNIAVVIGLVPVTGVTLPFISYGGTSLVTMWLIIGIIYQLAK; encoded by the coding sequence ATGGCATTACTGAGAGGGAAAGAAAGCTATTTATTGCTCGTCACAACTTTGATGCTATCAATAATCGGCATTATTTTCGTCTATTCTGCAGGCACCTATTGGAGTGCCGTTCATTATAGTGGGAAAATGCCGTTTTATATGAAACAAAGTTTGTATTTTGTGGTAGGCATTGTAGTGTTTTTAATTACCATTCGATTAAACATATTAAAAGAGCAATCCTTTTGGAAGATGGCTTATATATTTTCGTTGGTTTTACTAGTCCTTGTACTAATACCAGGTATTGGACTTGAACGAAATGGGTCTCAAAGCTGGATTGGTGTAGGACCATTAACGATACAACCTGCTGAGATAACGAAAATTACAGTGCTAGTGTATATCAGTCATATATTAGCGCAGCACAAAACTGGTACGCCAATCGTTAATTGGCGACATGCTGTTATCGTGGTGTTACCCGTTGTGTTAATTATGCTTCAGCCTGATTTTGGATCTGTTTTTATACTTGTAGTATCTGTTTTTTTATTGTTATTTGTGGCAGGGTATCCGTTAAAGCTTTACGCGATGATAATGGTAGCAGGAGTTGCTGGATTAGTAGGCTTGATTGCCACAGCACCATATCGACTTAAACGTATTGAAGCGTTTCTTGACCCTTGGGCAGATCCATTGGTAAGTGGATTCCAAGCGGTTCAATCTTTAATGGCAATTGGCCCAGCAGGGATTTTCGGACATGGATTTGGACAAAGTAGACAAAAATTCTTATATTTACCTGAACCGCAAAATGATTTTATTTACGCGATTATTTTAGAAGAAATTGGTTTGGTGGGTGGGCTCGTTATTTTAGCACTATTTATACTGACAATATACGCTGGTTATAAATTTGCAGTACAGGCTAAAACACGAACATCCTATTATGCGATTATTGGTCTTGTGACAATGTTAACTGTACAGGCGTTTTTAAATATAGCTGTAGTTATCGGTTTGGTTCCTGTAACCGGTGTCACATTACCATTTATAAGCTATGGTGGAACATCTTTAGTAACAATGTGGTTGATAATAGGTATTATTTATCAATTAGCGAAATAA
- the murD gene encoding UDP-N-acetylmuramoyl-L-alanine--D-glutamate ligase: MREYTDLQHKKVLVLGLAKSGVAAAEILHELGAFVTVNDSKPFDESPDAQGLLQKGITVICGRHPEDLLDEGFELVVKNPGIPYSNKIVADAISRDIPVWTEIELAYLISDAPFIGITGSNGKTTTTTLIFEMLENGAKKPLIAGNIGTVACGVAREAQEDNVIVTELSSFQLMGIKTFKPKISILTNLYDAHLDYHGTFDNYAEAKFGVTRNQDENDYFIYNADQPIVVGYAAKSNAKKVPFSSKGRTEQGISADDTTIYWQGEPFMDRANIALPGKHNLENILAAVAACILIGCDKAKMEEVLAEFGGVRHRTQFVREWNGRKIYNDSKATNCLATKSALDAFKAPIILLAGGLDRGHSFEELRPCMGHVKGVVAFGETGLRFVEFAKSCGVSQTVIAQNVEDAVHYAAPMSAEGDIILLSPACASWDQYDSFEIRGDVFIDAVMKL, translated from the coding sequence ATGAGAGAATATACAGATTTACAACATAAAAAAGTCCTTGTTTTAGGCCTAGCTAAAAGTGGTGTGGCAGCAGCGGAGATTTTACATGAGCTTGGCGCCTTTGTAACAGTCAATGATTCAAAGCCGTTTGATGAAAGCCCAGATGCGCAAGGTCTACTGCAAAAAGGCATCACAGTTATTTGTGGTCGTCATCCAGAGGATTTACTTGACGAAGGATTTGAGCTCGTTGTAAAAAACCCTGGTATCCCGTATAGCAATAAAATTGTAGCAGATGCAATTAGTCGCGATATACCTGTATGGACAGAAATAGAGCTAGCTTATTTAATTAGTGATGCACCATTTATTGGTATTACAGGTTCTAATGGTAAAACGACAACGACGACATTAATTTTTGAGATGTTGGAAAATGGTGCGAAAAAACCGTTAATTGCAGGGAATATCGGCACAGTTGCATGCGGTGTAGCAAGAGAAGCACAAGAGGATAACGTCATCGTTACGGAGCTATCATCGTTTCAGCTTATGGGTATCAAAACATTTAAACCAAAAATTTCTATTTTAACAAATCTTTATGATGCCCATCTTGATTATCATGGTACGTTTGATAACTATGCTGAGGCAAAGTTTGGTGTAACTCGCAATCAGGATGAAAATGATTATTTCATTTACAACGCGGATCAGCCAATTGTTGTTGGCTATGCTGCAAAATCAAATGCAAAAAAAGTACCTTTTTCTTCTAAAGGACGTACTGAACAAGGAATTAGCGCTGATGATACGACAATTTATTGGCAAGGTGAGCCGTTTATGGACCGAGCGAATATTGCTCTGCCTGGTAAACACAATCTAGAAAATATTCTAGCCGCTGTAGCAGCTTGTATATTGATTGGCTGTGACAAAGCTAAAATGGAAGAGGTATTAGCTGAATTTGGAGGCGTCCGTCACCGTACACAATTTGTCCGTGAGTGGAATGGTCGAAAAATTTACAATGACTCTAAAGCAACCAATTGCTTAGCAACAAAAAGTGCATTAGATGCATTCAAAGCACCTATTATTTTGCTTGCGGGTGGTTTAGACCGCGGGCATTCTTTTGAAGAGTTAAGACCTTGTATGGGGCATGTGAAAGGCGTTGTGGCGTTCGGTGAAACGGGCTTACGTTTTGTAGAATTTGCTAAGTCTTGTGGTGTATCGCAAACGGTTATTGCTCAAAATGTAGAGGATGCTGTTCATTATGCCGCGCCGATGTCTGCAGAAGGAGATATTATTCTACTATCACCAGCTTGTGCAAGTTGGGATCAATATGACAGCTTTGAAATTCGTGGTGACGTTTTTATTGATGCTGTAATGAAGCTGTAA
- the mraY gene encoding phospho-N-acetylmuramoyl-pentapeptide-transferase, which yields MKLATTLTILAIAFIVTVILAPISIPLLRRLKFGQSIREEGPKSHMKKAGTPTMGGIIFLMAIIITTVAIGSFLDLLTTQTVVLLLVLAGFGLIGFLDDGLKVIFKRNLGLTSIQKLIGQIVIAILAYFLLHVSSFDTSLAIPFTDWTIDFGVFYVAFMIFWLVGFSNAVNLTDGLDGLVAGTASIAFAAFGVIALFQSQADIALFTFAVTGALLGFLLFNANPAKVFMGDTGSLALGGALAMVSVLVKEEFLLLLVGLVFVIETLSVILQVGSFKIRKKRIFKMSPIHHHFELSGWSEWKVVLVFWSTALAVALIAVLSEAFL from the coding sequence ATGAAACTCGCAACAACGCTTACCATTTTAGCTATTGCTTTTATAGTAACAGTTATCTTGGCACCAATTAGTATTCCACTTCTTCGTCGATTGAAGTTTGGGCAAAGTATTCGAGAAGAAGGACCGAAATCACACATGAAAAAAGCAGGCACACCGACAATGGGAGGCATTATCTTTTTAATGGCCATCATCATTACAACGGTAGCAATTGGCAGCTTTTTAGATTTATTAACAACACAAACTGTGGTCCTTTTACTTGTACTAGCAGGTTTCGGATTAATTGGCTTTTTAGATGATGGCTTAAAGGTCATTTTCAAACGTAATTTAGGGTTAACATCGATTCAAAAGTTAATAGGGCAAATCGTTATTGCGATTCTTGCATACTTCCTATTGCACGTTAGTTCTTTTGATACATCATTAGCCATTCCATTTACAGACTGGACAATTGATTTTGGTGTGTTTTATGTAGCCTTTATGATTTTCTGGTTAGTTGGGTTTTCTAATGCTGTCAACCTAACAGATGGTCTTGACGGTCTTGTGGCAGGTACAGCATCGATTGCATTTGCGGCATTTGGTGTTATTGCACTATTCCAAAGCCAAGCAGATATCGCGTTATTTACATTTGCGGTAACAGGAGCATTATTAGGATTTTTACTATTCAATGCAAACCCTGCAAAAGTATTTATGGGAGATACTGGCTCACTTGCTCTAGGTGGAGCACTAGCTATGGTATCGGTACTAGTGAAAGAAGAGTTTTTACTTTTATTAGTTGGATTAGTGTTTGTTATTGAAACACTATCTGTTATTTTACAGGTGGGTAGCTTTAAAATTCGTAAAAAACGAATATTTAAAATGAGTCCTATCCACCATCATTTTGAATTATCAGGTTGGTCAGAATGGAAAGTTGTACTTGTATTTTGGTCAACTGCTTTAGCAGTAGCATTGATTGCAGTCTTATCGGAGGCGTTCTTATGA
- a CDS encoding stage V sporulation protein D, translating into MKWISIHSKKRLRILYVLFMCVAVAIVIRLFVLQVFDQKELTQKAEENWDREIPFANERGHITDRDGNSIVTNKLAPTLYFMPSQSKDIPGAAAKIAQVLEVDEQKLLEKMQKKAYLVKLAPEAKNISYEKAVELQGMQIEGLYSGVDYSREYPYGTLLSRFLGFTGYDAQGLAGIEYEYDKLLQANSSAIRLFTDAKGNNLPNVASAWKAGEDGATIELTIDVDVQQVVERELSQAMERYEADQAMAIAMNPNTGEILALASYPTFHPAEYQLVEPVIYNRNLPVWMTYEPGSTFKIITLSAALEENLVDLENDTFYDQGFTMVAGARLRCWKREGHGHETFLEVVQNSCNPGFIELGQRLGGEKLLQYIKDFGFGEKTGSNIAGEASGILFSKEAFGPVEQATTSFGQGVAVTPIQQVQAVAAAVNGGKLYTPYVVKKIFNPDTGETINETEPVIKRQVIREETSAKVREALESVVAKGSGRQAYRDGLRIGGKTGTAQKVENGRYKDGEYIVSFIGFAPADNPQIVVYVAVDNPKKTTQFGGVVAAPIVGQIIEDAAPFVGIEKSKEQLEKDYRWGDPLTVKVPSFIGQTKDDIAKQHYPFRIEWHGEGTKIGSQLPEVDSVIKQDGTIHLYLVN; encoded by the coding sequence ATGAAGTGGATTTCTATCCATTCCAAAAAGCGTTTACGTATTTTATATGTTTTGTTTATGTGTGTAGCAGTTGCAATTGTCATTCGGTTATTTGTTTTGCAAGTGTTTGATCAGAAAGAATTGACGCAAAAAGCAGAAGAGAACTGGGATCGTGAAATTCCATTTGCAAATGAACGCGGGCATATTACGGACCGAGATGGTAACAGTATTGTGACGAACAAGCTAGCTCCTACATTATATTTCATGCCATCACAAAGCAAAGATATTCCAGGAGCGGCAGCGAAAATTGCACAGGTGCTTGAAGTAGATGAACAAAAACTGTTAGAAAAGATGCAAAAAAAAGCGTACTTAGTAAAGCTAGCACCTGAAGCGAAAAATATTTCTTATGAGAAAGCTGTTGAGTTGCAAGGGATGCAAATTGAAGGACTATATAGTGGTGTAGATTACTCAAGGGAATATCCTTATGGTACGCTACTATCTCGCTTTTTAGGTTTTACAGGGTATGATGCGCAAGGGCTAGCGGGGATAGAATATGAATACGACAAGCTGTTACAAGCTAATTCTTCTGCTATAAGGCTTTTTACAGATGCGAAAGGTAATAACTTACCGAATGTCGCTAGTGCATGGAAAGCTGGAGAAGATGGCGCAACGATAGAGCTAACAATTGATGTAGATGTACAGCAAGTCGTTGAGCGTGAGCTATCGCAGGCAATGGAACGCTATGAAGCTGACCAAGCAATGGCGATTGCTATGAATCCAAATACCGGAGAAATACTAGCTTTAGCCTCATATCCAACCTTTCATCCAGCCGAATATCAATTAGTCGAGCCAGTTATTTATAATCGAAATTTACCGGTTTGGATGACATATGAGCCAGGTTCAACTTTCAAAATTATTACGCTCAGTGCCGCTTTAGAAGAGAACTTGGTAGATTTAGAAAATGATACTTTTTACGATCAAGGATTTACAATGGTTGCAGGTGCTAGATTGCGCTGTTGGAAGCGTGAAGGTCATGGACATGAAACGTTTTTAGAAGTAGTACAAAATTCTTGTAACCCAGGCTTTATTGAATTAGGTCAACGCTTGGGCGGTGAAAAGTTATTACAGTATATTAAAGACTTTGGTTTTGGAGAAAAAACAGGATCCAATATTGCTGGTGAAGCTTCAGGGATATTATTTTCTAAAGAAGCATTTGGTCCTGTAGAGCAAGCGACAACCTCATTTGGTCAAGGTGTTGCAGTTACACCGATCCAACAAGTGCAAGCAGTAGCTGCTGCCGTCAATGGGGGCAAGCTCTATACGCCATATGTTGTGAAAAAGATTTTTAATCCAGATACTGGCGAAACCATCAATGAAACAGAACCAGTTATTAAAAGGCAAGTAATTCGTGAGGAAACGTCTGCAAAAGTACGTGAGGCATTAGAGTCTGTTGTTGCGAAAGGTTCAGGTCGACAAGCATATCGAGATGGTCTACGTATCGGAGGCAAAACAGGTACAGCACAAAAAGTTGAAAATGGGCGGTATAAAGATGGCGAATATATCGTATCTTTTATAGGATTTGCACCTGCTGACAATCCACAAATCGTCGTGTATGTAGCAGTGGATAATCCAAAGAAAACAACACAATTTGGTGGTGTTGTAGCAGCTCCGATTGTTGGCCAAATTATTGAAGATGCAGCACCATTTGTTGGCATTGAAAAATCGAAAGAACAGCTTGAAAAAGATTATCGTTGGGGTGACCCACTTACGGTGAAAGTACCAAGTTTCATAGGGCAAACGAAGGATGATATTGCCAAGCAACATTATCCATTCCGCATTGAATGGCATGGAGAAGGTACTAAAATTGGTAGTCAATTACCTGAAGTGGATAGTGTTATCAAACAAGATGGCACCATTCATTTATATTTAGTGAACTAA